In Lathyrus oleraceus cultivar Zhongwan6 chromosome 2, CAAS_Psat_ZW6_1.0, whole genome shotgun sequence, the DNA window ttgttttaattaaatatttggggtattttagaagggtgttacaagaaGCACCAGTTAAattgtcttcaaaatagtacatccacaacttttcatcttcagtgtgagctcccaaccttcccagataagattggagatgagtgcgtgggcaagaagccccgttgtatttctcaaaagtagagggtttgaacttgtgagggatccttactccctgaaccagaccaagattggtgacatcaaaacctaagaaattttgagactccaaagatttgagcttctcagcaagctcatccatacggcgagtggtctcgagggcctcgtcgtgcaaagaaaattgatcatactgacaatcttcagtaacggggcgcccgttaatccgaatcccttgattcacatcgtaccttccaccaataccatttccgacattccccgtgttgccaatatcacccgggtttccatcagcatttgcgttacccacattaccagtgttcacagggttatcagcgttcccagggttaccagggtttccctcagcatttggtatctctacctctggattgggcctcggttgctcaaccaactccctcagcttttcctggccttctgccataccagtcatcaatgtcatgaactgatccatcctttcacgcatatcagccagctctttctgtacctggtccatcgctagttgcagacgattttcctttgtcgggtacctgtggactctcttgggaccaataatgcctgaaacagggaacaaactttagacactgcggtgacacctgcaaaacagacaagggataatttgcatggtatgcgatgcgctgcttattcaattttaaggcgCCCCCctttgaaagggaataccctgcaaatgaataagcatgagatgttggatgcaaatatgcagttgatgttatgcaatgcaaaggcatgtcaatcaggattgctgtatctgcttgaacatctgtcgggttgcactgtctgaagagaaacccactgaggaatataatacaagatcacaactctgctccagaaaaccgggttggttggaggttgaagtttcctgaatttagcctgcccctcactggtaggttctaagaataGAAGTTTGTCAACTTTGGCCCTTCAGTCGAaaataatacgtttaccactaaagatttggcattattacgggataaaagacctccactgactcccctcaacaggacatcctaatagcaagttcccagtctcggggtcctcggattgatcagcgagaatgcgcccaccagagctaacataatcacgtctcggaggagaggcctcgactgagttctcgggaaatggtcaccagagtcgacgatttctagaggaacatcatgccgttacggaacacccgtaggacagaacatatccaaaagaaacctcgtctaGGTGTGGGTTTTtatgaacgacttaacgtagcaacacgctACGCAAGCCTCgtgactatccactctaaaacttgtgtgtacactcaagcctgggtaatgggcttatctctcatagaacatcctATCCCAAAAACAGAACCAGCAAATATAGaaatcatatgtacacaatgcaataagataaggcaggtaaataaataactgtacaaaagcatgaacacccaataaacaaacaacctaaaaaagttaggagggactcgcttagggaaaccgggtccccagcagagtcgccaactgtcgcaacctacctgcgaaaaaaacaaccggcgaaaaaggaaagacagaagagtcgccaccgtgcgttatttatcccaaaggagggaaaggaaatgctcgaagtaaacctggaaaaggaaaggaaaagacaaggtctcgcaaccaaatcatgggttcgggagtcgattatgcgaagggaaggtattagcacccctacgcatccgtagtactctacgggatccacttttgttgttcttgtttaaagggtgtggatttatctaatgtactatttactaaaaaggggttaaaaggaaatgactcgcacggatgtcgcatccactgcatacgtatcccatctgaatatgagaatcagagtcttcgtagctcggctacctatgggttaggggggagtgtatgctcgctaagacgtcgcgtcttatgcctacgtatatcatctggaatgagaatcagagcaagtcgtagttcggctaactacgggttaagttttgggatgaacgacgttactacgcaatctaccagatgctcgacctttggagacttactcgcctatagtagaaggagtaaacgtgttcttaggagaagaaaaatcaatgagtttgtttcTGGTTTTGGGGATGCTCATGCcaaaaggggtaatgaggataagacctcatagctcttaaccctggacagggtgagctcatgacaaggcatgggggttcagaaaggtggaaccctctccactaaccgaccagacaaaagatctggggtttttgttctgaggcatcgacacgtagtgtgatcttaaagaacgacgcactgaataacgggggattgactattgatcccttttatccgtcaactgcctcttcatggaggtctttaggcaaaaagtagtaaaatgcgggaaagataaagggggttaagagatctaccacacggataaagatccgaagcaacaacaaataaagagataagaaacccagagatctctcaagctagcaccatcaaagaaagcgagtcagtacaggtaatcgggataaacctccaggtggtatcccacaaataaagtggatcaccaggcaagccatctctgcaagagtcatatgagccctcacaaaacaaaactcaacaaacagattagagaaacaagatagggtaatcaagatTTGCCCCCaaatcatgccattaaaattcacaaaaagctcacaaaaggcaaccaagggtaggaggcctaaacctcttgtcaaacacatgcatcaaaagggtatcaaattcacccataatacctcatactttcagagcattcaaattaaaagcataaagtaatgggaataaggcaaacctgactggagagatcgaatgaaattgaattgcccagttgggtttgcaaagcaatctgagggtttatatgagatggaattggttctttgtagatgagttcccttcagtctctggaggttgctctgaactctgttagctcttctctcactatctttttcccagccagggtaataggaatagaatgaccttttgtttcactgaaactttgaatttataacctgatttttgtggacctgtgggctcaaatgagagaggcccaagtccaaaaaatttctgttatattttatttttttatttttttattttttatttttatttttttttaaacacgtgggcttcgcctagcgagcatgacagttcaagaaattcctctgagcgtaggtgattctggtggcttttcttgggactcgctaggcgacccattctgctcgcctagcgagcatgacagctcatgaacaaacttttgctccttcaagattaacgttttgactgacgaatagacccctgttggaagtaactcaagtccttcccttgtgttgactgatcatctaaattgaacccacaaagtgtcctggatgatgttcaagcttcttggagctaatcccgattgacatgatgaaatgcaatgtatctaattctgattgataatgatgaaatgcaatgtgaaatgttaaatgacctaaaaatgaatgcatgaataacgagggaaaattttggggtgttacatatATAGAGTTGAGTTGCAAGTTCGGTTCAAAGTGGGGACCATGATGAGCATGAGTTGAGTCGATGTAGAATTACATTATATAATGGTTGTGCAAATGAGATATTTTTGTATTGATGAATACTCTTGTATAACTTATATGGTTGGTGATTGATCATGATGTGGGTGAGATATGAATACATGATATTGTGGTGCATGGTTGATATGTGTACGATTTGTGATATGTGAATCTATCCTGATTCTTTTCTGCATCGATTATTATTTGAATGTATTCTTACCCGTGTTTTGTGTTGTTGCGTTTATGCTCCTTTGGAGTACACATAATCGGGTACTTGAGTAGGATGTTGATGTTAAGGACGGTATTGTGCGTACTTAGTTACTTGTCTATCGAGTCTTATAGTTGGAGTCGCTATGATATGTAACACAAGGGGAACATGTTGTTAtgttattttttttatgtttcatatcttttcatttattttgatatttaacCATTTTTTAAACTAATAATGTCGTTGAGATTTTTAATGACAAGTATTTTATAATTTCCGCTGCTTATCAAAcgatttcatttttaattatGTGGTTCAATTATGGTTTGTTTGTTGTTCTACTTGGAGGATATATATGTGTTTTACagattttatttaattatttgtcGTGGTGTTGAGAAGTATagtgttacatagtggtatcagaccaggtcggtccgtccggccaggtttTGTGATTTTCATTTGTTCTTTAGTATGTGACATTTGTGTGAAAAACTATCGATACTAGTTTTTTTTATAACTGCTTTCCAGCAGGAGCAGGATTAAAACAAGTGTGGGAGAAGCTTCTGCTTCTCTAAGATGTTTCAGGTATGGAGGGTTAGCTTAACATACCGTTGACTGCAAGAGTCTAGGTTGTTGGATGAGTCCGTGTTTTTTCCTGAGTTTTTTAAAGAGGAAGATTTGAAGTTCATATCCCTTGAGTGTGTGTCAATATTTAATTTGGAAGTGTCTTCTATGAGTGGTAGCATGGCCATTGATACCCCACCTAATGGTCTAATGACTACTTTGTTGGTGTATTTGAATTGTCCTTTGACAATTTATGGTAGAGATTTTGAGATTAACTTAGTGTGTTTGCCTCTAAGTCAACTTGATGTTACTCTAGGAATGAATTGGATGGGGTTCAACCGTGTGTTTATCAATTATTTTGATAAATCGGTGAAGTTTCTTGAATCTAAGGAGAGTACGAAGTTGAGTTTCATGACCGTGAGGCAGGAAGAGATGTCCTTGAGAGAGAGTACTCAAGTGTTCATGGTGTTCGCGTCCTTGAGTGAGGGAAGCGAGAGAATGATTACAAATCTATCTGTTATGTGTGATTTTCCTGAAGTATTCCCATATGACATTAGCAATTTGCCACCACTGCTTATGGGGGTGTTTTCTATAaacttagtacctggtactagtctTGTATCGATGGCTCATTATAGGATGTCTACTTCAGAGTTGAGTGAGTTAAAGAAACAATTAGAGGATACTTGAGAATAAGTTTGTCCAACCGAGTGTTTCACCATGGGGAGCGATGATGTTGTTAGTTAAGAAGAAAAatggtagcatgaggttgtgtgttgactatcgacAGAAGAACAAGGTTACTATAAATAATAAGTATCATCTTCCgagaattgatgatttgatggatcagttggttggtgcttGCGTGTTTAAAAAGATTAATTTGCCTTCGGGTTATCATTTGATTCGTGTGAAAATTGAAGAATTCTGAAGACTACGTTCAAAATGAGATATGGTCACTATGAGTATTTAGTGATGTCATTTGATGTGTCTAATGCACCTAGAATGTTCATGGAGTACATTAATAGATTGTTCCATCCATACTTAAATCAGTTGGTGGTTGTGTTCATCGACGATATTTTGATATATCCTAAGTCTATTGAAGAGCATGTGGAGTATCTGAAAGTTGTGTTGCAGACCTTGAAAGAAAAGAAGTTAAATGCGAAGTTATCTAAGTGTGATTTTTGGTTGaaagaagtgagtttccttggtcatgcGATATCTAATGGTGGTATCATAGTCGATAAATACGGTGTTGAAATAGGAAACTCTGAAGTCTGTCACAGAGATTAGAAGCTTTCTTGGTTTGGCTAGTTACTACAGAAGGTTTATCGAAGTTgactgaaattctagttatcagactttcgatgtcacacgggttgttatgacatccaattctgcacagacaagaattatgcagaacttaaaagtaagtgcagtaaataacacaagtaattgtttacccagttcagtccaacatgacctacgtctggcggctaccaagccagggaggaaatccactatcagtagtattaattcaaagctaaactcacccgtttacaactcttcacttaatccctacccaatgcaatttaaatcttacactaagatcaaagtccctactcactccccctcaatcacctcagtgattactacctttagTCAATATTtaagacaattttgaagtcacacttcaaacaattcttgattgtccttaacagctttaatcaagatacacagcactcacgcttaaaagcttagagtgacacaacacttacaactcaatgaacaccctacaccaaagcaatcatctacgagataacagcttggtttacaagatatgtctaatacaagactcacaaaaatacagcagtgaagtatgatggacacactaagtcttcacgcctcaaaatccccagttctgaatgaaggaacaacttccttttatattgcagtacttgggctttgcacttgtattctcctaaatttaaggtcacgcgagttcccttaaattccacatctaggttactaacaaataggctatttgttaggttcattaaatgtagcttggttgttgatttcctggattttctctcagctgttgaatccctgaagaatagcctgagaaaaagctgaaacaaaaaaactaaacaacctacaatctagcatatgctatcaggaatgaatgtcacaacattcagcttgacatcaaggaccatatgctaagtctgtttttcctggAAACAGACTGTACCAGTTTGCTGAATTGTACAagaccaaactgtccattctacagtagcagcttacattaatacatgtcaaagcatccaatttgacatttacacatttagccttaagtcagttctgttatccttctgaagaacagactgagaaacatactgaagtgtagcagaacaccactctgtctattgttcagtatatgctgtcaatgatgaatgtcataacatccagtttgacattcagttagtaggccttatgccaggtctggtatttccttgataaccagactggaaatgaaTATTGAGCTTTAACAaaacaccaactgttctattcctcagtatctgctgatagggatgaatgtcaccacatccaatttgacattcaataaatcctgtattagctaatcctgcagtaagctactcaagtatgtcatgacattagtcaagacatcagagtacagttagatattctaacctacaatgcagttacacaaacgccttcacaacatgtcatgccattagaatccagctagtgttttaccatacaatgcagccaattaaacacctacaaactccccctttggcaaatttttggctaaaacactttgatcccacaacagagttcatagcagcggaaatcacacatctagcagtaaatagacctagctaatacactcaaagtgacagcacactcacacacatggaagttaaatacAAACTTCACCAtacatcagctgcaggggagggaatcttgaatctgtcatgaatatctgttttaacacaataatctgttgtcctggggtatcacctgttactcccccttttgtcaaaaatgttgccaaagcaacactttaaattacagaccacagaaaaaaacagaattacacacaaatgacagaattacagacttggttttgcctcacagtttcaaccaagttagcacccacttgatcttgcttcacagtTTTGATCAggtaatcacccacttttgctttacaataggtacagccatatcagatgccatgactttgtttctgacatccagaaccactcctgcatgaacagcgtccttgaactcctgcaggtgcataggccgcctcacgttaggatatctccttatcctcttgttgccacacttgttctaagtggcatagctatgatctgttgaccaatcagagcatagttccaattgtttaataggcagagatattaaacgatacattccaaacatcattggttgctataagttctcagagagacatattcccagtttgccccgtaagttttcaaactgagtagcatccagagcctttataaatatgtcagccagttgaagttcagtggctacatgttccaaggtaatcaccttgtcttccaccagatctttgatgaaatgatgtctaatgtcaatatgtttggtcctgctctgttggatgggattcttggaaatattgatggcactgagattatcacagaacaatgtcatgacattttgagtgacattgtactcagtgagcatctgtttcatccaaaccagttgggaacaactacttccaggagctatgtattcagcctcagcagtggacagggatacacaattctgcttcttgttgaaccaagatatgagattgtctcccaagaagaaacaaccacctgatgtgctttttctgtcatcagcactcccagcccagtcagcatcacagtacccagataagacaggctcagaaccatgtgagtacagcatcccatagtcacaagtcccattgatgtacttgagaatccttttgacttgattcaagtggctcactttaggctctgcttggtatctagcacacactccaactgcataagaaatgtcaggtctacttgcagttgggtatagtagactgcctatcatgcttctatacagacattgatcaacactaggccctccatcatctttggttaactttagatgagtatgagcaggagttctcttgtgcctagcattatccataccaaacttcttaactatgtttttggcatacttgctttgagagagaaacatagagtcctccatttggttgacttgcattccaagaaaataagtcagttccccaaccagactcatttcaaactcagattgcatttggtgaacaaaatgttttaccatttgttctgacattccaccaaagactatatcatccacatagatttgagcaatcatgattttcccttcttcatctttcacaaacagggttttatctatcccaccttttctgtatccatttgaggtcagaaattcagtcaacctttcataccatgctctaggagcttgcttcaacccatacaaggctttcttcaacttgtacacatgcttaggttggttaggatcacagaaccctttaggttgttccacatagacttcttcattcaagaagccattcaagaatgcactcttcacatccatttggaacagtttaaacttcagaatgcatgctacacctaagagcaatctgatggactcaagcctagcaacaggagcaaacgtctcatcaaaatctaccccttcaacttgagtgtatccttgagctactagtcttgctttattcctagtaattactcctttctcatcagacttgtttttgtagatccacttggtaccaacgatgttggtcccttcaggtctcggaactaactcccatacttcattccttttaagctgctcaagttcctcttgcatggcattgatccagtatttgtcagtcagggcttctttcatattctttggttcaaccttggatacaaaacaggaatttgagcttattccccttgacctggtagtcacaccactattgggatcccctatgataagatccttagggtggtctttctgaattctgatagatggcattttggtggttgcatctacttcacattcaggaggaggttcctgtacttcttcagacttgactggaatgtctgttgaactgtcaaggaatgtttcaacatcctctatgacatcgattccttcctctttatcatccacaataacatttatggattccatcaggacattggtcctgtagttgaacactctgtaagctctgctgttagtggagtatcctagaaatataccctcatcacttttgggatccagtttccttctctgttcacgatctgtgagaatgtagaatttacttccaaagataggaaagtacttcacagtgggttttctgcctttccatatttcatacaaagtggaggaggttccttttctcaaggtgactctgttgtgaacatagcacgcggtattcatagcttcagcccaaaagtgcatagggagcttctttgcatgaatcatagctctggtagattcttgaatagttctatttttcctttcaactatcccattctgctggggagttataggggaggagaactcatgacttattccttcagacgagcaaaactcatcaaacttggaatttttgaattccgtaccatgatcactcctaattttgacaacacaactgtccttttccctttggagtctgatgcacaggtctttgaagacatcaaatgtatctgacttctctctaataaagcttatccacgtgtatctggaatggtcatcaaccaccacgtatgcatatctctttccacccagacttttaacctgcataggtcccattaagtccatgtgcaacagttccagaactctggaagttgtaggatgtcccagcttcggatgtgacatcttggtttgcttgcccacctggcattctccacagactcttccttcatcaataaggAGCTTTGGAATTCatctgactgcttccttggatatgatcttcttcattccccgtaagtggaga includes these proteins:
- the LOC127122829 gene encoding uncharacterized protein LOC127122829, translated to MAIDTPPNGLMTTLLVYLNCPLTIYGRDFEINLVCLPLSQLDVTLGMNWMGFNRVFINYFDKSVKFLESKESTKLSFMTVRQEEMSLRESTQVFMVFASLSEGSERMITNLSVMCDFPEVFPYDISNLPPLLMGVFSINLVPGTSLVSMAHYRMSTSELSELKKQLEDT